In Providencia zhijiangensis, a single window of DNA contains:
- the ftsP gene encoding cell division protein FtsP, with amino-acid sequence MLFSRCRSLLISGLAVCLLQVSNYASAEGTIALPVPPLLESRSGQPLFLTLQKIHWSFDGKYSAEVLGINGSYPGPTIRVKNGDDLKLIYSNRLPDAVSMTISGLQIPGTQIGGAARQISPNADWSPVIPIRQNAATLWYHANTQGKMGQQIYNGLLGMWIIDDDSTKELRLPKHYGVDDFPIIIQDKRLDNFGVPEYHMDENGFLGDTLVVNGVQDPYIEVSRGWVRLRLLNASNSRRYVMKISDGRPFVMIASDQGLLTVPASVQELSLAPGERREVLIDMAKTAELTITAGESASLMDRVKGLFEPSNNLISTNILTIKATGLMSLVTDDVPKQLVLDTTQITSSITNRDIQLNDPVGINGVKLETGRVDITSRQGSWERWNVSSQQPQSFHIEGVRFKVINCNGQPAQPDNFGWKDTVWIDGRCELLVQMLQPSYNHFPFLFYSQNLEKADLGSAGQLVITPEDGSN; translated from the coding sequence ATGTTATTCAGTCGTTGCCGATCATTGCTGATTAGCGGGTTGGCTGTGTGCTTATTACAGGTATCAAACTATGCGAGTGCAGAAGGAACGATCGCACTCCCTGTTCCACCCTTGCTAGAATCCCGTTCGGGACAGCCACTCTTTTTAACATTACAAAAAATCCATTGGTCTTTCGATGGTAAATATTCTGCGGAAGTTTTAGGGATTAATGGTTCTTACCCAGGGCCCACTATTCGCGTAAAAAATGGCGATGATCTCAAGTTAATCTATAGCAATAGATTACCTGATGCCGTTTCAATGACGATCAGTGGGTTGCAGATCCCAGGCACGCAAATTGGCGGTGCAGCGAGACAAATTTCACCAAATGCAGATTGGTCTCCCGTGATCCCTATTCGCCAAAATGCGGCCACGCTTTGGTATCACGCGAATACCCAAGGTAAAATGGGGCAGCAAATCTACAATGGTTTACTGGGAATGTGGATCATTGATGATGATTCCACAAAAGAGTTACGTCTGCCGAAACATTACGGCGTAGATGATTTCCCGATTATTATTCAAGACAAACGTTTGGATAATTTTGGCGTTCCTGAGTATCACATGGATGAGAATGGATTCCTCGGGGATACATTAGTGGTTAACGGGGTGCAAGATCCCTATATCGAAGTGTCTCGCGGTTGGGTGCGTTTACGATTATTAAATGCCTCTAACTCCAGACGCTATGTGATGAAAATCAGCGACGGTCGTCCTTTCGTGATGATAGCGTCAGACCAAGGATTGCTCACGGTGCCAGCCAGCGTTCAAGAACTTTCACTTGCGCCGGGAGAACGCCGTGAAGTACTGATTGATATGGCGAAAACGGCTGAGCTGACCATTACGGCTGGGGAATCTGCTTCGTTGATGGATCGCGTTAAAGGGTTGTTTGAACCGTCGAATAATTTAATTTCCACCAACATATTAACCATTAAAGCGACGGGATTAATGTCATTGGTGACGGACGATGTTCCAAAACAATTAGTCTTGGATACGACACAAATTACCTCTTCGATTACTAACCGTGATATCCAGCTAAATGATCCTGTAGGTATCAATGGCGTGAAATTGGAGACGGGGCGTGTAGATATTACTTCTCGCCAAGGCAGTTGGGAACGTTGGAATGTGAGTAGCCAACAGCCTCAATCTTTCCACATTGAAGGTGTTCGCTTTAAAGTGATCAACTGTAATGGGCAGCCGGCTCAGCCAGATAACTTTGGATGGAAAGATACCGTTTGGATTGATGGGCGCTGTGAGCTACTTGTGCAGATGCTACAACCGTCTTACAACCATTTCCCATTCCTATTTTATAGCCAAAACCTCGAAAAAGCAGATTTAGGCTCGGCGGGGCAGTTGGTTATTACACCTGAAGATGGTAGCAACTAA
- a CDS encoding LysE family transporter: MYQTSIMVATIAALGMISPGPDFFLIIKNAARYQRSAAMMTALGIIVAIALHMSYCVAGLAVLITTTPWLFNILKYAGAAYLIWIGIKSLMPQKAQSVDLTANQHEHVTFKKAFMQGFLCNVLNPKATLFFLAIFTQVLNVDSTFSEKLWFAFIIWGLAVIYWPILVCLIQSAPVRKGLAKVQKYVDKVLGVVLVAFGIRVALS, translated from the coding sequence ATGTATCAGACCAGTATCATGGTCGCGACGATTGCCGCCCTTGGCATGATCTCACCGGGTCCAGATTTCTTTTTAATTATCAAGAATGCAGCGCGTTACCAACGTTCCGCAGCCATGATGACCGCCCTCGGTATTATCGTTGCTATTGCACTTCATATGTCTTACTGCGTGGCAGGGCTTGCCGTGTTGATCACCACAACACCATGGTTATTTAACATTCTTAAATATGCTGGCGCGGCGTATTTAATCTGGATTGGGATTAAAAGCCTAATGCCGCAAAAAGCTCAAAGCGTAGACTTAACTGCCAATCAGCATGAGCATGTCACATTCAAAAAAGCCTTTATGCAAGGTTTCTTGTGTAACGTCTTAAATCCTAAGGCAACTTTATTCTTCTTAGCGATTTTTACTCAAGTGCTTAATGTGGATTCGACATTCTCAGAAAAGCTCTGGTTCGCCTTTATTATTTGGGGTCTTGCAGTGATTTACTGGCCAATTTTGGTGTGCTTAATTCAAAGTGCACCCGTTAGAAAAGGGCTAGCAAAAGTACAAAAATATGTGGATAAAGTCCTAGGCGTAGTGCTAGTCGCATTCGGTATACGCGTAGCATTAAGCTAA
- a CDS encoding 1-acylglycerol-3-phosphate O-acyltransferase — MLALIRAIIVIIFTICVCVGGSIYCLFSPRNPRHVMTFGRMFGRLSHVFGIKMIDRVPEKAKDYGPSIYIGNHQNNYDMVTMSNGVQPRTVTVGKKSLVLIPFFGFLYWITGNILIDRGNRSKAHNTISQVAEQIKSRKISVWMFPEGTRSRGRGLLPFKTGAFHAAIAAGVPIVPVCVSTTQNKISLNRWNNGHVIIEMLDPIDTSKYSKDQVRELSEYCHDLMEAKIKELDKEVEELNKR; from the coding sequence ATGCTAGCGCTAATTAGAGCTATCATTGTGATCATATTTACGATTTGTGTGTGTGTAGGTGGCAGTATCTACTGCCTATTTAGCCCACGAAATCCAAGACATGTGATGACGTTTGGTCGTATGTTTGGGCGTTTGTCCCATGTGTTCGGTATTAAAATGATTGACCGCGTTCCGGAAAAAGCGAAGGATTACGGCCCAAGTATTTATATCGGTAACCACCAAAATAACTATGACATGGTCACTATGTCGAATGGTGTTCAACCAAGAACCGTTACCGTGGGTAAAAAGAGCCTTGTTTTGATCCCATTCTTTGGCTTCTTATACTGGATCACGGGAAATATTTTGATTGACCGTGGTAACCGTTCAAAAGCCCATAACACCATTTCCCAAGTTGCTGAGCAGATTAAATCTCGTAAGATTTCAGTCTGGATGTTTCCTGAAGGTACACGTAGCCGTGGACGTGGCTTACTGCCATTTAAAACGGGTGCATTCCATGCTGCGATTGCTGCTGGCGTACCAATTGTGCCTGTGTGTGTGTCTACGACACAGAACAAAATCAGTTTGAACCGTTGGAATAATGGTCATGTGATTATTGAAATGTTGGATCCGATTGATACCTCGAAATACTCTAAAGATCAGGTTCGCGAACTGTCGGAATATTGTCATGACTTGATGGAAGCTAAAATCAAAGAGTTAGATAAAGAAGTTGAAGAGTTGAATAAACGCTAA